One window of the Candidatus Jettenia sp. genome contains the following:
- a CDS encoding ferredoxin, giving the protein MRAKVDPDICTGCELCTQTCPEVFYMNGDIAETKDTDVPSDIQDSCRQAAEECPVEAIIISD; this is encoded by the coding sequence ATGCGTGCTAAAGTAGATCCGGATATCTGTACAGGTTGTGAACTTTGTACACAAACATGCCCTGAAGTTTTTTATATGAATGGTGATATAGCTGAAACGAAAGACACTGACGTACCATCAGATATTCAAGATTCCTGTAGACAAGCAGCGGAAGAGTGTCCGGTAGAGGCAATTATCATCAGCGATTAG
- a CDS encoding integration host factor subunit beta, whose product MQTTTKRDLCEKIARRTNNTHMIVKKTIQMFLDEIISELAQGNRIELRDFGVFEIRQRAARKARNPRTGEVAFVPSKNVVVFKVGKLMREKVGNATKTPTQPSQGT is encoded by the coding sequence ATGCAAACGACGACAAAAAGGGACCTATGTGAAAAGATTGCCAGAAGGACAAATAACACACATATGATTGTGAAAAAGACAATACAAATGTTTTTGGATGAGATTATAAGTGAACTTGCACAAGGCAATCGTATTGAACTGCGTGATTTTGGTGTTTTCGAAATACGTCAGCGTGCCGCAAGAAAAGCCAGAAATCCGAGAACCGGGGAAGTAGCATTTGTGCCTTCTAAAAATGTCGTGGTATTCAAAGTTGGTAAACTCATGCGGGAAAAGGTTGGAAATGCAACAAAAACCCCAACACAACCCTCTCAGGGAACTTAA
- a CDS encoding 50S ribosomal protein L34 translates to MKVNIRKSSIKHKRMCGFRKRMRTKGGRAILKRRRRIGRRPLLDV, encoded by the coding sequence ATGAAGGTTAATATCAGGAAGAGTTCTATAAAACATAAAAGGATGTGTGGTTTCAGGAAGAGGATGCGAACTAAGGGTGGACGCGCGATCCTGAAAAGGAGAAGAAGGATTGGGAGAAGGCCGCTCCTTGATGTCTAG
- a CDS encoding SoxR reducing system RseC family protein: MFSQEQIIEKGIIKYIRGNRATVEIIKPDSNKCKSCGVCMGIENTGNLLEVDTIPQVSVGQQVTLQITGYSPYKSILLLFILPIVSLLMGSFAGQKIDFIYPNSQDIRMIGCGFIFFLFYIVSLGIYDKKLRVKKYAYRKIISIDTIHNSA; encoded by the coding sequence ATGTTTAGCCAGGAACAAATCATTGAAAAAGGCATCATAAAATATATACGTGGAAATCGAGCAACGGTAGAAATAATAAAGCCCGATTCAAATAAGTGCAAAAGTTGCGGTGTTTGTATGGGTATAGAGAATACAGGAAACCTTTTAGAAGTAGATACAATTCCTCAGGTAAGTGTAGGACAACAGGTAACCCTGCAGATAACTGGATATTCTCCATACAAAAGCATACTATTACTTTTTATTCTCCCTATCGTTAGCTTGCTCATGGGCAGTTTCGCAGGTCAGAAAATTGATTTTATTTATCCAAATTCACAGGATATAAGAATGATAGGTTGTGGATTTATTTTTTTTCTATTCTATATCGTATCTCTAGGTATCTACGATAAAAAGCTCCGGGTTAAAAAATATGCGTACCGAAAAATCATATCAATAGATACTATACATAATTCAGCCTGA
- the gcvPB gene encoding aminomethyl-transferring glycine dehydrogenase subunit GcvPB, with translation MNQIEPLIFDKTSPGRRCFVFPACDVPVKPITELLARDMLRKKEIKLPEVSEIDVVRHFTRLSQMNYCVDTNFYPLGSCTMKYNPKTNEEAARLEGFTKLHPYQSVEQCQGILKLLYDLEQMLKDISGMSAFTLQPAAGAHGELTGMLIIRAYLEKKGEKRRKIIIPDSAHGTNPASAALCGYEIESIRSHANGLVDIKKLKEIFTQDTAAIMITNPNTLGLFEKDILEICKIAHNMGGLIYCDGANMNALLGIARPGDMGVDILHLNLHKTFSTPHGGGGPGAGPIGVTDELASFLPVPRIKVVDKLITESIGNDVQKKYILHYDYPDSIGKIRAFYGHIGMMIRTYTYLLSLGKEGVCKVGKYAVLNANYLRHKLEKHYDIPYGKTCMHEFVISATRQKKKGISALDIAKKLLDYGFHAPTIYFPLIVEEAIMIEPTETESRETLDAFAAAMIQIASDIEQQPDVVHNSPKTTPISRPDEVKAAREPILRWDKK, from the coding sequence ATGAACCAAATTGAACCTCTTATATTTGATAAAACATCGCCTGGCAGGCGATGTTTTGTTTTTCCCGCTTGTGATGTCCCCGTCAAACCTATAACAGAGCTTCTTGCCCGGGATATGTTAAGGAAGAAAGAAATAAAACTGCCTGAGGTCTCAGAGATTGATGTTGTACGGCATTTTACGAGACTCTCACAAATGAACTACTGTGTAGATACTAATTTTTATCCGTTGGGATCCTGCACCATGAAATACAATCCTAAGACAAATGAAGAGGCAGCACGGTTGGAGGGTTTTACAAAACTGCACCCCTATCAGTCTGTTGAGCAATGTCAGGGTATTTTAAAACTATTATATGATCTTGAGCAAATGCTCAAAGATATTTCCGGGATGTCGGCCTTCACATTGCAACCAGCAGCCGGGGCTCACGGTGAGCTAACCGGCATGTTGATCATTCGTGCCTATCTGGAAAAAAAGGGTGAGAAAAGGCGCAAGATTATCATTCCTGATTCAGCGCATGGTACAAACCCTGCATCTGCTGCTCTTTGTGGTTATGAGATAGAATCAATCCGGTCCCATGCAAATGGCCTTGTCGATATAAAAAAATTAAAAGAAATCTTTACCCAGGATACAGCAGCAATTATGATTACCAACCCTAACACCCTGGGTTTATTTGAGAAAGATATTTTGGAAATCTGTAAAATTGCCCATAATATGGGGGGGCTTATCTATTGTGATGGGGCAAATATGAATGCACTGCTGGGCATTGCCAGGCCAGGAGATATGGGGGTAGACATCTTACACTTGAACCTTCACAAGACCTTTTCTACACCACACGGTGGAGGAGGTCCTGGCGCTGGTCCTATTGGTGTTACTGATGAATTAGCTTCTTTTTTGCCTGTTCCAAGGATTAAAGTAGTGGACAAGTTAATTACAGAAAGCATTGGGAATGATGTGCAGAAAAAATATATTTTACATTATGACTATCCTGATTCAATAGGAAAGATTAGAGCATTTTATGGCCATATTGGTATGATGATCAGGACATATACCTATTTGTTATCGTTAGGAAAAGAAGGTGTTTGTAAGGTTGGTAAATACGCCGTTTTAAATGCTAATTATTTACGGCACAAGCTTGAAAAACATTATGATATTCCTTACGGTAAAACGTGTATGCATGAATTTGTTATCTCAGCCACAAGGCAAAAGAAGAAGGGCATTTCAGCTTTGGATATTGCCAAGAAGCTGCTTGACTATGGCTTCCATGCCCCTACAATTTATTTCCCATTAATTGTGGAAGAGGCTATTATGATAGAACCTACAGAGACGGAATCACGTGAGACATTAGATGCTTTTGCTGCTGCTATGATTCAGATAGCCTCAGACATTGAACAACAACCCGATGTAGTGCATAATTCACCGAAAACCACACCCATAAGCCGTCCTGATGAGGTTAAGGCTGCACGTGAACCAATCCTGCGATGGGATAAAAAATAA